A region of the Candidatus Woesearchaeota archaeon genome:
TAAAAGAAGTATTTGAGCAACTTATTGAGGAAGCAAATAAAGGAGGGAAGTCCTAAACATGATAAAGCTCTTGGCGCTTATGAAAAAAAATCTTGCTCTCCTCTGGAGAAGTAAGGGTAGCTTAATCATTTACCTCTTTGTTGCAGTTTTTCTTCTTTTTGGATTTGCCTCGGTTTTTAATAAAGCCCTTGTACCTTTTCTTATTTTTGGAACCTTGCTCCCTTTAATCATTTTGCTTTCCTCGCTCCTGCTTGTTGAAGAGAAAACAAGTAAAGCAACTTTCCGCAATCTAACCACACCAACGCCTAACATCATTTTTCTCGTTGCTAGCTATCTCAGCCTGTTACTTATTTTTATAGTTCCTATTGCTCTCTTGTTTTTAAGCAGCCGGTATTTCTTTTCATTACCCCTCTTTTTTTCTCTTCCCTTAATATTGTTAGTGGTTTTTTTGTTTTTTACACTCTTTGTCTTTATAGGCATGATTATCGGCTATGTTTTTTCATCTGAAAGTTCAATAATGATTGCAGCGTTTTCCCTTACAGCATTATTTTTCTTTACCTCAGATCAATTCTTACCCTTGACACTTTTACCAGAGCGTTGGAGTTTTGTTTTTTCCTTTCATCCATTGACCTTAAGTAAACAGATGATTGAAGTACTTACCTCTTCAGCAGCTTCTCCTCCCATTTTTCAAGGGGCCATTTTTCTTGCAATATACTCGATCATTGCTTTTTTTGTGCTTATGATCGCTCAGCATTTCCGAAGACAAGAATCTTTATTGACACATTCACGAAAGGTAAGGCCCAAAAGAAGATTAAAGGAAGAATTGGTGAGAGTTGTTGAAAGAGAAAAAACATTGGAGCATGAACATTATCTTAAACTTCGTGATGGTAAACAGGTAAAGCATATCGAAGATCTTGCCTTTGTTGTCGATCAACTTGATGAAGCCAGCTATAAGGAATATGTTACGCTTACCAAAAATTTATTTGCAGATTGGGTTAAGGATATTCTTGATTCTCCTTTTATTGCTGATGAAATCAGACAAAGTCAATCATTAGATGACTTGAAAAAATACCTTAAGCTAATAGCACGCCAGCATGAGGATTTAGTTGCAAGTGGAAAACAAAACAAATAATGGAAATGTATCTACGTAACCACTCTTTTTCTTTTTTTTTCTCGATAAGTCATAAGATTTATATACTAGCGATCCCTCCAAAATCGCATGGTTCAGAAGGTTATCGAGACAGGTGTTGATAAATTAATGTCGCTCGTACAACAGAATAAAGAGATTTCTATGCAGGATGCTTCTCTTAAACTTGGTGTTTCGCTTGAAGTTGTCCGCCAATGGGCATACTCCATGGAAGAAGAAGGAACTCTTACCATTCAGTATCGTCTTGCAAAAGAGTATCTTGTGTTGAGAACCTCAACCAAAGAAGAGACGACAAAGCGTGAACAATCGTTTATTAAAGAAAAAAATCTCTTTTTGGAGAATGTTCAAGGAACATTGCAGAGTATTGAAAACGAAATCACTAACATCCAGAAATTAAAAGAACAATACAATCAATTACGGGATACACTGAATTTTGATCTTGCAGATCTTCAAAAGGATTTTGAAACCATCAGGAAATACCAGGAAGAGGAACGTTTAGTGAATAAAGAATTGCTAACAAATCATGAAGAGTTTCTTACAAAAATCCAAGCCATAGAAAAACAGATTGGACTTGAAAAAGAAAATTTTGAACAGGTAGCTTCAAAAATGAAAGAACAAACCACTCAAGTTTCGGTACTGAAACAAAACCTTGATAA
Encoded here:
- a CDS encoding ABC transporter permease, whose protein sequence is MIKLLALMKKNLALLWRSKGSLIIYLFVAVFLLFGFASVFNKALVPFLIFGTLLPLIILLSSLLLVEEKTSKATFRNLTTPTPNIIFLVASYLSLLLIFIVPIALLFLSSRYFFSLPLFFSLPLILLVVFLFFTLFVFIGMIIGYVFSSESSIMIAAFSLTALFFFTSDQFLPLTLLPERWSFVFSFHPLTLSKQMIEVLTSSAASPPIFQGAIFLAIYSIIAFFVLMIAQHFRRQESLLTHSRKVRPKRRLKEELVRVVEREKTLEHEHYLKLRDGKQVKHIEDLAFVVDQLDEASYKEYVTLTKNLFADWVKDILDSPFIADEIRQSQSLDDLKKYLKLIARQHEDLVASGKQNK